In one window of Carcharodon carcharias isolate sCarCar2 chromosome 14, sCarCar2.pri, whole genome shotgun sequence DNA:
- the LOC121287045 gene encoding troponin C, skeletal muscle-like isoform X1, which yields MPMTEQQADARSYLSEEMIAEFKAAFDMFDADGGGDISTRELGQVMKILGQNPTREELDAIIEEVDEDGSGTIDFEEFLVMMVRQMKEEAKGKSEEELAEFFRIFDQNADGFIDRDELKLLIMTGGEHVTDEEIDELMKEGDRNNDGKLDFDEWLKMMENVQ from the exons CCAATGACAGAACAACAAGCAGACGCGAGGTCTTACCTCAGCGAGGAAATGATCGCTG AGTTTAAGGCTGCGTTTGACATGTTTgatgctgatggtggtggtgacaTCAGCACCAGGGAGTTGGGTCAAGTGATGAAAATCCTGGGCCAGAATCCCACCAGAGAAGAGTTGGATGCTATAATTGAGGAAGTGGATGAAGATG GAAGCGGCACCATTGACTTTGAAGAGTTCTTGGTGATGATGGTGAGGCAGATGAAAGAGGAGGCGAAAGGAAAGTCTGAAGAAGAGTTGGCAGAATTCTTCCGTATATTTGATCA GAATGCTGATGGTTTCATCGATCGTGATGAGCTGAAATTACTCATCATGACTGGTGGGGAGCACGTTACAGATGAGGAAATTGATGAACTCATGAAGGAGGGGGACAGAAACAATGACGGCAAACTTGACTTCGATG AATGGTTGAAGATGATGGAAAATGTCCAGTAA
- the LOC121287045 gene encoding troponin C, skeletal muscle-like isoform X2, whose protein sequence is MTEQQADARSYLSEEMIAEFKAAFDMFDADGGGDISTRELGQVMKILGQNPTREELDAIIEEVDEDGSGTIDFEEFLVMMVRQMKEEAKGKSEEELAEFFRIFDQNADGFIDRDELKLLIMTGGEHVTDEEIDELMKEGDRNNDGKLDFDEWLKMMENVQ, encoded by the exons ATGACAGAACAACAAGCAGACGCGAGGTCTTACCTCAGCGAGGAAATGATCGCTG AGTTTAAGGCTGCGTTTGACATGTTTgatgctgatggtggtggtgacaTCAGCACCAGGGAGTTGGGTCAAGTGATGAAAATCCTGGGCCAGAATCCCACCAGAGAAGAGTTGGATGCTATAATTGAGGAAGTGGATGAAGATG GAAGCGGCACCATTGACTTTGAAGAGTTCTTGGTGATGATGGTGAGGCAGATGAAAGAGGAGGCGAAAGGAAAGTCTGAAGAAGAGTTGGCAGAATTCTTCCGTATATTTGATCA GAATGCTGATGGTTTCATCGATCGTGATGAGCTGAAATTACTCATCATGACTGGTGGGGAGCACGTTACAGATGAGGAAATTGATGAACTCATGAAGGAGGGGGACAGAAACAATGACGGCAAACTTGACTTCGATG AATGGTTGAAGATGATGGAAAATGTCCAGTAA